The Rhodohalobacter sp. SW132 genomic sequence CAGATATCACTTCGACATTCGTAATTCAATATTCAGCGTTCGACATTCCCTCATTCTTTCGTTATTCGACATTCATCTGTTCGATGTTCGATATTTTGCTCGTTCATTATTCATTATTTCTTTTGGCGGTTTGAATGCTTTTTACAAAAATGGCGATCAGCTCATTTACTTCTCTGATGGCATTTGTGATCAAAGGCGTATCCGTCAAAAACCCCTTTTTCCGCATAATCTTCATATTAATTCTCGTCTCGCGCAGCTCTTTAAGCATGATGCTGACTTTGTGTATAAAGTCCTTCCGTGATTCCGCACTCTGCGCCTCGCCATACACCAGAGCCGGCGACGTTCCGGAACGGATGATTTGCCCCGATAAGTACCTTCCGGCATCTGTTCGGGGAAGAGCTTCTGCAATATCAGTTGACTGTACAGCAAATTCGATCAGCCGATCTTCAAGATCATAATTTTCTCTTTTCATCATTTTCTCCATTGTCATTGTAATGTTGTTATCACTCTTGTGTCAATGGTATGATCCAATATCTGCGTTTTACTTACAGAAATCTTTCAAATATCGAACGGGGGGAATATCGAACACTGAATGATGAACGCCGACTTTCGAGCAGACAACACTTCTATATTCTATATTCAACTGTTCGTTATTCGACATTCATCTGTTCGATGTTCGACATTTCACAGCTTCGATATTCGTTATTCAATATTCAGCGTTCGATATTCCCTCATCCCTTCGTTGTTCGACATTCCTCCTGTTCGATATTCAACTATTTTTATTGAATCTTAGGATCGTTTAGTTGAAATTATCGTCTCAAGAGTCATTAAACCATCTTTGATTATTTTATCAACGGACCCTTCCATATCAACTGAATCACCGGCCCTGAAGGTGTTGGTTATTCTGGGCCATCCGCGAATGCACAGTCTCAACTCGGCACTCGCCGATTCCTATTGCAGCGGGGCCGAGGAGGCGGGCGTGCAGCTGAGACGGCTGAACCTGGGGGAGATGGATTTTGATCCCGACGTGCATGAAATCTCGCCGGCGGATCAGCCCCTGGAACCGGACCTCCAGCATGCCAAGGAGTTGATTGAGTGGGCCGATCACCTGACCTTCATCTATCCCGGCTGGTGGGGCGTGGGCCCGGCCCGGCTGAAAGGATTTCTGGACCGGGTTCTGCTGCCCGGCTTTGCCTTTACCGAGCGCAGCGACGGCACCTTTAAAGCTCTCTTAAAAGGCCGGACCGCCCACCTGATTACCACCCTCGATATGCCCTCCTGGGTCTATCGCATCATTTTTCGTGCGCCGGGCCACAATGCCATGAAACGCTCGTCGCTCGGTTTTTGCGGTATTGACACCACCCGGATTCTCACCCTGGGTCCGGTGAAAGATTCAACGCCCGACCAGCGCAAATTGTGGCTGCAAAAGGCCCGCAGCCTGGGATCTTCGCTTCAGCGGGGAGTGCGGAGCCGCACCGGGTCTGTTCTGCACAACACTGCATCCTGGCTGAAAGCACTGCGCCTTCAGTTCTATCCCATGACCTGGATTGCCTATACCGTGGGGGCGCTGGGTGCAGCGGCTGCAACCGGCGTCTGGGATCTCTGGATTTACGTGTTAGGCTTCTGTTTCCTGTTTTTCCTGGAGGCGGCCACTGTTTTCACGAACGAATGGTTTGATTTTGAGACCGACCGCATCAACGAGAATTACGGCCCTTTTACTGGCGGCTCGCGCGTGCTGGTTGATGAAAATCTCTCTCACCGGCAGCTGGCCGTCGGAATTGGAACGGCACTGTGTTTAACGGCCGGAAGCATGTTCCTGCTTCTAACCCAGTCCGGCTTCTCTGTTCCCATACTGACCATCATGGGAGTCATGACCGTTCTGGCCCTGGGATACACAATCCCTCCGCTGAAGCTTTCATGGCGGGGATTTGGCGAGCTTGATGTGGGCTTTACGCACAGCCTGGGAGCTGTGCTCTGCGGATACCTGTTCCTGGACGGCCACTGGATGAGCCCCTTTCCCTGGCTGGTGAGCATTCCCCTGTTTTTATCTGTATTGCCGTCGATCATCCTTGCCGGTATTCCGGATTATAGCGCCGATAAAAAAGCGGGCAAAAAGACCCTGGCCGTTTTGCTGGGGAGAAAACGCGCAAAACAGGCGGCCCTGCTGTTTACGCTGCTGGCGGTCGTTTCTGTGGCTATTCTTCAAGGCCGGCCGGCTTTGATGGGTACGCTCAACGGACTGATTATTCCGGCAGCCCTGCACGGAATGTTTCTTATGTATACGCTCTACCAGGATCAAAAAGGAGAACAGAGTGAGGGCCGGATAGACAGCTTGATGGCACTTTCACTCAGTTTCATCCTTTGGTTCGGCATCATCCCCCTGATTCACATTTATTGAATAACGAACACCGAATCACGAACGATCAGAATATCGAACACTGAATAACGAACGCCGAATGTTGAACGATTAGAATATCGAACACTGAATGATGAACGCCGAATGTCGAACAGTTGGACATTCGATATTCCTTATTCTCCTGTTCGATATTCCACTTCGTTTTGCGATATTGCCACCAGCTATGATCAACGCAGACCCAGTTTTAAAACCATTTTTTCGCTTCGGGCCGATCATTCTCCCGGATGGGATGAACGTTCGAAAGGATAAATGCAATATGTTCAAAATGGCATAACAATGATCACCCACTCGACCATATTTTCGATGGATATTTTTGAAAAAGATACAGGTGGATATGACGCGATCACAAAAGATTAAAGTTTTGGAGAACTATCTTATCCGAACTCCTGAAAATTACAGGGACTCCTTTAAAACCGATATCTATCTTTTCTTTAACGAAGATTTTACTAAAGACAATCCGTTATTAGGTTTTCTGGACTCACTCAACGAGCAGAGTGAAATTGAGAGTTGGGTTGATTTGGTAACATCCCAAATTGTTTTGAAATTTGATGAGGAAGTGGAGACTATCGGAGATTTTATTGGGGAGTATTTAGAGGTTAATTAATTATTCATTATTCGACATTCACAGTCAGATTATGTTCTTTTCGGAATGGGGAGTATGCGTGTGAGGACAGCTAAAATTTTTCCAAAGGGGTGACTTAAGTTGACACCCATAATGTTTATATTTGAGCCAACTTGAATTTGAAAGAAAACCTTGACTCAATGGGTACTTTACGATTTTCCGGGCATGAGTCTTTTCAGTGTCGGAATCTTTGGCTTAAAAAGGGTTTCGATTTTGTTACCAATCCAGATGAAAGTAGAACAGATTTCAATCACGACCTCGCTGTTTTGGATTTAGGTGTCGGTAAAAATATGGTTTCGTCTATACGTTTTTGGTTAAAAGCGTTTGATATGGTTGATGACGAAAATGAACAACCAACTCAATTAGCAGAGTATTTGTTTAGTGAATCTGGAAGAGATCCATTTTTAGAAGATTTAGGTACTCTCTGGCTTCTTCACTACAAATTGGTGAAAAAATCTGAGGCAAGTATCTATCATTTGGTATTCAATAGATTTAGAAAGCAACGCATTGAATTTACCAAAGAACATCTGTTCAGTTATTTAGTTAATGAGTGCGAACGGTTAGATGAAAATCATTCTCCCAATTCTATTGAAAAAGATGTTGGGGTATTTTTGAAAAGCTACGTAACGCCAGATCAGCAAAAGAAAAAAGATAAGATTGAAGATCGGTATTCATCTTTGTTGATCGATCTTAATCTCGTTAAAAAGTTTAAGAATTATGGCACTCAAGAAAATGAG encodes the following:
- a CDS encoding four helix bundle protein, with product MKRENYDLEDRLIEFAVQSTDIAEALPRTDAGRYLSGQIIRSGTSPALVYGEAQSAESRKDFIHKVSIMLKELRETRINMKIMRKKGFLTDTPLITNAIREVNELIAIFVKSIQTAKRNNE
- a CDS encoding NAD(P)H-dependent oxidoreductase, whose amino-acid sequence is MKVLVILGHPRMHSLNSALADSYCSGAEEAGVQLRRLNLGEMDFDPDVHEISPADQPLEPDLQHAKELIEWADHLTFIYPGWWGVGPARLKGFLDRVLLPGFAFTERSDGTFKALLKGRTAHLITTLDMPSWVYRIIFRAPGHNAMKRSSLGFCGIDTTRILTLGPVKDSTPDQRKLWLQKARSLGSSLQRGVRSRTGSVLHNTASWLKALRLQFYPMTWIAYTVGALGAAAATGVWDLWIYVLGFCFLFFLEAATVFTNEWFDFETDRINENYGPFTGGSRVLVDENLSHRQLAVGIGTALCLTAGSMFLLLTQSGFSVPILTIMGVMTVLALGYTIPPLKLSWRGFGELDVGFTHSLGAVLCGYLFLDGHWMSPFPWLVSIPLFLSVLPSIILAGIPDYSADKKAGKKTLAVLLGRKRAKQAALLFTLLAVVSVAILQGRPALMGTLNGLIIPAALHGMFLMYTLYQDQKGEQSEGRIDSLMALSLSFILWFGIIPLIHIY
- a CDS encoding DUF4007 family protein translates to MGTLRFSGHESFQCRNLWLKKGFDFVTNPDESRTDFNHDLAVLDLGVGKNMVSSIRFWLKAFDMVDDENEQPTQLAEYLFSESGRDPFLEDLGTLWLLHYKLVKKSEASIYHLVFNRFRKQRIEFTKEHLFSYLVNECERLDENHSPNSIEKDVGVFLKSYVTPDQQKKKDKIEDRYSSLLIDLNLVKKFKNYGTQENEWYKIESSDREMLPIEIFFYVILDNFDTSSTNANRRKSISFHKLMNEDNSPGNIFALTPDALVTKINQLVQNFYGVVYKDNAGVRELQFNAEFDKEEILDKYYAKN